A genome region from Methanobacterium subterraneum includes the following:
- a CDS encoding P-II family nitrogen regulator, with the protein MENEPQRNAKNIVILCNYNSIKNSETIISYFSDNSSPKEVELSIFNYRRIRIDGGKNYLFNSPGYPDFVSLKQVLSEVDGVIVFVESSIGIFEADLEIIDLIAGENISHVLFANRDNFSEFEMDTHVEGVLIIPTIAREGIGIRDGLKMLLKLIDTYKKENEKLENYQTRETNNDLQADEDNVNFVNKIYENEPHKNNTTLEYDNPTPLETDFYRLRFFFHPIELDNVKNSMAKFGFSNLTTIDIKYHDKGDQKMETYRCSTYEMELPPKVEMMMIIKQDEIEYAIQALEVVKTDDVSEKLFITPVEDVIRIRTTERGENAVD; encoded by the coding sequence TTGGAAAATGAACCTCAAAGAAATGCTAAAAATATAGTAATTTTATGTAATTATAATTCCATCAAAAACTCTGAAACCATAATAAGTTATTTTAGTGATAACTCCTCCCCCAAAGAAGTTGAGTTATCTATTTTTAATTATCGAAGAATTCGCATTGATGGTGGGAAAAATTATTTATTCAATTCACCAGGCTATCCTGATTTCGTGTCCCTAAAACAGGTATTATCAGAAGTGGATGGGGTTATTGTTTTTGTAGAAAGCAGTATTGGTATTTTTGAAGCTGACCTGGAAATAATTGATTTAATTGCTGGTGAGAACATATCCCATGTTTTATTCGCCAATAGAGATAATTTCAGTGAATTTGAAATGGATACTCATGTTGAAGGTGTTTTAATTATCCCTACCATTGCACGGGAAGGAATAGGTATAAGAGACGGCCTGAAAATGTTATTGAAACTAATTGACACTTATAAAAAAGAAAATGAAAAACTAGAGAATTACCAAACCAGAGAAACCAACAATGACCTCCAAGCTGATGAAGACAATGTAAACTTTGTTAACAAAATTTACGAAAATGAACCCCACAAAAACAACACAACCCTTGAATACGATAACCCTACACCGTTAGAAACAGATTTCTACAGATTAAGATTCTTTTTCCACCCAATTGAACTGGATAATGTGAAAAATTCCATGGCAAAGTTCGGTTTTTCCAATCTAACAACTATCGATATTAAATATCATGACAAAGGTGACCAGAAAATGGAAACCTACCGTTGCAGTACTTATGAAATGGAATTACCCCCAAAAGTAGAGATGATGATGATCATTAAACAGGACGAAATTGAGTATGCTATTCAGGCCCTGGAAGTAGTGAAAACAGATGATGTCAGCGAAAAATTATTCATCACACCAGTAGAAGATGTTATACGAATCAGAACAACAGAAAGAGGAGAAAACGCTGTTGATTAA
- the guaA gene encoding glutamine-hydrolyzing GMP synthase has translation MLDPSSFIKESIDEIKKTIGDKKAIIALSGGVDSSVASVLVSNAIGENLTAVFVDHGLLREGEADYVQKTFHDRLNLKYVNASEEFLGRLEGVEDPEEKRKIIGEVFIRVFEREAEKVGAEYLVQGTIAPDWIESHGDIKSHHNVALPHGMVLEVVEPIRELYKDEVRIIGAEMGLPVEMVNRQPYPGPGLAVRIAGKITPQKIQISRKANAIVEDEVQKEGLDKTLWQYFAVLTNTKVTGVKGDIRDYGYLVILRMVESLDAMTADVPELPWEMVKTISRRITAEIPEVTHVSLSVSDKPPSTIELA, from the coding sequence ATGTTAGATCCGTCTTCTTTTATTAAAGAATCCATAGATGAAATCAAAAAAACTATCGGGGATAAAAAAGCAATAATTGCTTTATCCGGTGGTGTTGACAGTTCAGTAGCATCAGTTCTGGTTTCAAACGCTATTGGAGAAAATTTAACCGCAGTATTCGTTGACCATGGTCTCCTCCGTGAGGGGGAAGCTGATTATGTTCAAAAAACTTTCCATGATAGGCTTAACTTGAAATACGTCAATGCAAGTGAAGAGTTCCTGGGCAGACTGGAAGGAGTGGAAGACCCCGAGGAGAAAAGAAAGATCATTGGGGAAGTTTTCATCCGGGTTTTTGAAAGGGAAGCTGAGAAGGTAGGTGCTGAATATTTGGTGCAGGGTACCATTGCCCCGGACTGGATCGAAAGCCACGGTGATATTAAATCTCATCACAACGTTGCCCTGCCCCACGGAATGGTCTTGGAAGTTGTTGAACCTATAAGGGAGCTTTACAAGGACGAAGTAAGAATTATAGGGGCTGAAATGGGTTTACCTGTGGAGATGGTGAACCGGCAACCCTACCCTGGCCCGGGCCTGGCCGTACGCATAGCTGGGAAGATAACCCCTCAGAAAATTCAGATATCCCGCAAAGCCAACGCCATTGTGGAAGATGAAGTGCAGAAGGAGGGTTTGGATAAGACACTGTGGCAGTACTTCGCAGTCCTCACCAACACCAAAGTTACAGGAGTTAAGGGAGATATAAGGGACTATGGATATCTGGTAATCCTTAGGATGGTTGAATCCCTGGATGCTATGACTGCTGATGTTCCAGAACTTCCATGGGAAATGGTGAAAACAATATCCCGGAGAATAACCGCTGAAATTCCAGAAGTCACCCACGTGTCTCTTTCAGTGAGTGATAAGCCACCTAGCACCATTGAACTTGCTTAA
- a CDS encoding GMP synthase subunit A has protein sequence MILVVNNHGQYNHRIHRTLHYLKIPSELVPNTISLEEIEDKKPLGLILGGGPSVERSANSIEYVKKLDYPILGICLGHQIIAQAYGGEIGSAGSESYAQIQINIQDENDIFKGLGPQLDVWASHKDEVTKLPPEFKILASSPICDIEAMKHQEKPLYGIQFHPEVYHTPEGPRLFENFYEVCQNYSKTR, from the coding sequence ATGATATTAGTGGTTAATAATCACGGACAGTACAATCATCGTATTCACCGGACCCTGCACTACTTGAAAATACCATCCGAGCTGGTGCCCAATACCATCAGTCTGGAGGAAATTGAGGATAAAAAACCTCTGGGCTTGATTCTGGGAGGCGGACCCTCGGTGGAAAGATCTGCAAATAGCATAGAATACGTCAAAAAGCTGGATTACCCCATTTTAGGCATCTGCCTTGGGCATCAAATTATAGCCCAGGCTTATGGAGGCGAGATTGGTTCTGCTGGCTCGGAAAGTTACGCTCAGATTCAGATTAACATTCAGGATGAAAACGACATCTTCAAGGGACTGGGACCTCAACTGGATGTATGGGCTTCCCATAAAGATGAAGTTACCAAACTCCCTCCTGAATTTAAAATTCTGGCATCATCACCCATCTGTGATATTGAAGCCATGAAACATCAGGAAAAACCATTGTACGGGATACAATTCCACCCTGAAGTATATCATACCCCTGAAGGGCCAAGGCTTTTTGAGAATTTTTATGAGGTTTGCCAGAATTATTCCAAAACCCGTTAA
- a CDS encoding DUF2124 domain-containing protein translates to MRETEKFRGLNGNLMAFKKEVEDADKVTFVGIPGVCSPFAELFAYVIRDKESVFVSKTDLDTTRKIERTPLGMQFTEEANPSSSVVALLGGLSMPQYEVNLADVQDMVKEILKPGGKLIGLCYMNMFEKAGWDEKIDFDCIINGVLNGEIYKRD, encoded by the coding sequence ATGAGAGAAACAGAAAAATTCAGAGGATTAAATGGAAACCTGATGGCTTTCAAGAAAGAAGTAGAAGACGCAGACAAAGTAACCTTTGTAGGAATTCCAGGTGTTTGCAGCCCCTTTGCAGAACTTTTTGCCTATGTAATCAGAGATAAAGAATCTGTTTTCGTGTCCAAAACTGATCTGGATACAACTCGCAAAATTGAACGCACCCCCTTGGGTATGCAGTTCACAGAAGAAGCAAATCCAAGTAGCAGTGTGGTGGCTCTTTTAGGTGGGCTTTCAATGCCACAGTACGAGGTAAATCTTGCCGATGTACAGGACATGGTTAAGGAAATCCTCAAACCAGGTGGAAAACTCATAGGGCTATGTTATATGAATATGTTTGAGAAAGCAGGTTGGGATGAGAAAATAGACTTTGACTGTATAATTAACGGTGTTCTTAACGGGGAGATATATAAAAGGGATTAA